Below is a genomic region from Cyanobacteriota bacterium.
TTGCAACTTGTTCAATCAATGACTCTGTCTCTAATTCCGGCAGCTCTTGAACCTTTTTTAATTTGCTTTCAATAGTACGCGAGCGGCGTCCAGCATCTTCAATCACCTTGCTAGCTTGTTGTACTTTTTCGTGAGCCTTGGCAAGCAAGTCACCGAAGCTACCAAAATGCTTTTTGATATCAGCGAGTAATTTCCAAACCTCACTAGAACGTTTTTGGATAGTAAGAGTGCGGAAGCCCATCTGCAAAGCGTTTAGCATGGCAGCAAGCGTAGTTGGACCAACTACATTAACACGGTAGTCTCGCTGCAGGCGATCAAGCAAACCCGGTATACGAATGACTTCTGCGTAGAGACCTTCTGTTGGCAAAAACAATAAACCAAAATCGGTAGTATAAGGAGGCTCAAGGTATTTATCGCGAATAGTTTTGCCTTCTAACTTCATGCGGGCTTCAAGCTGCTTGATTGCTTGCTCAGCAAGTACAGGGTCTCCGGCTTCGTGAGCTTCAATTAATTTGTGATAGTCTTCTTGCGGGAATTTGGAATCGATCGGTAACCAAACCGGGTGATCATCCTGTCCAGGGAGTTTAATTGCAAAATCAACTCGCTCTTGAGTTTTGGGTTTGGTTTGTACATTAGCTTCATACTGCTCTGGACTCAAAATCTCTTCTAGTAGATTGCCAAGTTGCATCTCTCCCCAAGTACCTCTAGTTTTGACATTGGTAAGAACTTTCTTGAGATCACCTACACCAGCAGCTAGACTTTGCATCTCACCGAGCCCCTTGTAGACCTGTTCTAGCCTGTTACTCACTTCCTTGAAGGAAAGAGAGATTCGTTTCTCTAAAGTACCTTGAAGCTTCTCGTCAACTGTGACACGCATCTCATCGAGTTTTTTAGAATTCTCTGTTTGTAAGTCTTTGATCTTAGTTTCAATGGTCTGGCGCATCAGCGTAAGATCCTGACGACTAGTTTCATTAGTGTTTTTGAGCTGCTTGTCAATCAAGTCACCAAAGTGACGCAAGTTAGTAGCAAGCTCCTCGCGATTACGAGTTATTTCATCTCGAAAAGACTTCTCGGTCTTCTCCAGGGAATTAAGACTATGATCTTGCTTGGTAGCAATAGAACTAAAATCAGCCCCATGTTGTTTCTCTAAACCTTCCAAACGTGAATTGATACTAGCAATTCTCATCAGCAGAATAGTTGCAACAGCCATTATTAGAAGAATAGAGAAAACCAAAAGGATGATAAGAGTCATGGCTTAATCATAGCATTGCTATGATTATTCTTCAGCATGAAAACTAAACACCAAATCATCAAAACTCTTACGGTGAGAGGCGATAACAGCAGTCGGGCCGACTGTCTTAAAGAACCAAGTGCCTTCTTTCATTTCTACAACAGCAGCCAGTAAAGCAGAATCAGGTTTAATTGTAACCTTGGAATTGGGATCAGCCATTGTTTCTTGCTCAAGGAAAGCTCCCGTTAAATGATAAACAGTGATCGGTAATTTAAAACGGTTAAACTGTTTTTTTTCTAATAAAGTTCTTGCTTTATCATCACGAAATTGATTTTTCCAACGTCTAAGATTAGCTTCAAGCTGATTTTGTGTATCTTTAAAAAAGTAAACAGCAACATTGGTTTTGCTTTGAGGGTCTAGTATATATTCTTTAAACCTCATTGGATTGCTAGTTTCTGTCTCCGTCCAAGAACTTGGTGCAAGGTAAGCCAGCTGTCCCTTAATGAGTTTAGAATTATCATATTGTGAAATTGGGCAGCCCTTCATTGATGATTGTTCGTTGATAGAACAAGAGCCAAGTGTGATAAGCAATACAAATGCCAGAAAATATGGTCTACGAGACATGTTTTGATTCTAACATGATGATTAGAACTTGTTTAGTCTTGGTCAGGCTAAACAATTAATAATTGTTTTTAGAGAGTCAATCCGAAGGATGCATCATATTAGACATCCTGCAAAACTACGTTTTGCTAGTGATGTCGCTTGAAAAAAGGTAGCAACCGCAACGCATGTTGCGTGTTGCTTTTAGGATAATTCCAACTTTCGCAGGAAGTCTATTGTAGAATATATTTATCTGGAGAGATGTCCGAGTGGCCGATGGTTCAGGGGATGCTGCCAGCTCAAATCCACTGCTATAGGAACTTAGACCCCCGATACACGAACTAAAAACAATTAATAATTGTTTTTAGAGAGTCAATCCGAAG
It encodes:
- the rmuC gene encoding DNA recombination protein RmuC — translated: MTLIILLVFSILLIMAVATILLMRIASINSRLEGLEKQHGADFSSIATKQDHSLNSLEKTEKSFRDEITRNREELATNLRHFGDLIDKQLKNTNETSRQDLTLMRQTIETKIKDLQTENSKKLDEMRVTVDEKLQGTLEKRISLSFKEVSNRLEQVYKGLGEMQSLAAGVGDLKKVLTNVKTRGTWGEMQLGNLLEEILSPEQYEANVQTKPKTQERVDFAIKLPGQDDHPVWLPIDSKFPQEDYHKLIEAHEAGDPVLAEQAIKQLEARMKLEGKTIRDKYLEPPYTTDFGLLFLPTEGLYAEVIRIPGLLDRLQRDYRVNVVGPTTLAAMLNALQMGFRTLTIQKRSSEVWKLLADIKKHFGSFGDLLAKAHEKVQQASKVIEDAGRRSRTIESKLKKVQELPELETESLIEQVANN